The sequence TAAATACCCAAATGTCACTGACCGATGAATTCCGAGTCATACCAAGTGTGTCATATCCTTTTGTTGCAGTGGTATAATCAAAAGGGCAAGTCATAACGGTTGATTTTTCGTAGCCTGGGCCAATGTCTTCAAGGGTACCACTCGAGTAAACAAATCTTATTCTGTCGGTGCTGGCAACTCCAGTAAAACTCAAGATTACCCTTTGACTTTCGGTAGAGCCGTTCTTGGTCGATTCCCAAGTATCAATCGTTCTCAGGGTTCGATTGACGTCAAATTTCCCTGCCATATGTAAGTTGGCCGCCGCTGCACCCGTGCGATAGCCGCAAGCAGTATTTATGGATGTGTTTTTAGTTAATGTTGATAAAAGCAAAAGCTGAGTCAGGTCTTTTGAATCATCTTTGCTAGTAGAACAATTTGCCATAAAAAAAACGATAAGAAAAACAATAAGAAATTTCTTCATAGTGCAAAGTATTAAATTGTTTTTGTTTTGTTCAAGTGATAAATAGCCGTTAAATGGAGAAGTATTCTAATTTTAGAAAATTCTGAGATAGCGTTTTAGAGGAATTTGGAATTCTTACAAAGACCAGCTAACGCCGAATCGCTAATTCCTAAAGCGACATAGTTATTTAATCTTTCTAAATTCTTTTTCTAGAGTGTCTGCTTTTTCACGAAGTTTTTCCACTTTCTCAGAAATCCATGATTTTAAAATAGAGCGTTCTTCTTTATTTAAGGTTCCCCCTTCTTTGTAAATCCTATAGACTTCTTCTGGCTTTCTTTTAGGATTAATTTCCTTTTCATCTTTTTCTGAATCGGAAAGTATTTTTAGTGCCTCTGTCAAATGTAAACCTGAGTTTACATTTGGAAGTTTGTCTTTGTTTTCAAATAATCTCATGTACTTGTTTGCTGTCATTCTTGAGAAAGGTAGGTTTGACTCGATCCAAGGTAAAAAATGTCCATGAGATAATTCCTTCTTTTTTCGATTTAAAATTTCACCGATCAAAATAGCATTTTGCAATGCATTGTTTAAATTTGCGCCAATCGATTCGTGAAGGCCTTGGATTTTTTCGATATCGCGATCTTTTGTTATGGCACCAGCCTCATCTTTACGAAGTCCAGGTCGATTACCAAATAGTGAATCCTTTCTAGTCATATTTTTGCAATTTCCTTGGCTAAAATTCTAAACTCTTCAGCGCTAGTGGAGCCTTCCTTTAAAGGTTTGCCTGAGTCGGAAGCTGTGGCAATGGCTTCTGATTTATGGATTAATGCTTTTGTTAAAGACAAGCCACCTTCGCGCAATGTTTCTACTCTTTTGTCCGTAACGGAAGATGGTACGCCTATAAACAGTTTATTCTCGCCAGCTCTTTTAACTTTTGATTCTAGAATTGAGTAACCCTGGATGTTCCAACGTGAATAACCAACAGGACAAAGCACAGTGTCGGCAACATGTAATCCGCAAGAAAGTTCAAAAGATATTGCAGGAGGAGTATCAATCAATACGAAATCGTACTTTAAGTTCCTTAGCATCGAGTCAAATCTTAGAGGTGCTGCGGTATCAAACAATAATTCGAATGCAATTTGTGATAATTCTGGTACGGAAGGGATGATATCAACATTTAAGGGGCTTTTGAATATTGATTCCTGGATTGGTAAAGCGCCTTTTAAAACACGCCCGATACTTTTTTCTTGAATTGTGTCTACTTCTTCATCTCTTAAGAAGAAGTCGGTTAGGTTATTATTATGATCCAAATCAATCGCAAGTATTTTCTTTTTTGCCGATTGTAAAGCTAGAGAAAGAAAAATGCTCAGTGTAGTTTTACCCACCCCACCTTTTAGAGATGCTACTGTAATAATCTTCATTTTTTAAAACTATTCCTGGTTTTCTCGAATTGGCAAGAAATGATTTTTTTTAATCCGGAACTTTGTGTATTTTAGTGTTAATTTTTGAAAAGATTTGGGATCCTCTTAGGGGTAATTTAGCTTACGAAAATCGCCCCTAAGAAGCAATTCCCAAAAATAAACGCTTTTGAAGCATTCTATCTGATTTCTGGACTTATATAAAAATTTTGAGTAGTTGGCAGTATAACAGAAAGTAGGTTGTCATTTTAATTTCCTTGACTAGAGATAGTTGGAAATTTTATGACTTACTAATCTGGCTGGAGCCAAAAATATAAGGTTTTGTTAGTTTAGAAAATGGAAATATTTCTATTTGCCAATCATGTTCATTTTGAGTTAAAAATAACAGAGAAATTAACGGTATATTTTTCTAGACTGATAGAAACAAAAATAGGCGAATTATTCCAATTCAAAGGAATTAAGATTCCGTATCGAGAGAGGGGAGAAATACAGGTCTTAATCAATAATTTGAAAACGTTATATTCGGAATCAAATGATATCAATAGTATTTCGGAAGTTGAATTTATTCAGATTTTTTCCAGAGATGAGGAAAATGAAACAATCGCATTTTTTGAGTTGAATCGAAAAGAGGACTTACCCATAAAATTTGAAGTCGATTTCTATTATAAAAGAGCTCAATCACCTAAAGACCACATCATTCTGAAAGAAGACCCTTTTTTGATAATTTATAATAATTATATTTATTTTAATAATGATTTTGAAATAAAATGCGCTCTTTTTCAGAAATTCATCGAATCTCAGTATGAGAATATGTATCTTAAAATTTCTGAAAAATTTTCTTTTTTTCAACTAAAACGGAAGTATATTCAAAATGCTGATCTTTTG is a genomic window of Leptospira noumeaensis containing:
- a CDS encoding DUF3102 domain-containing protein; translation: MTRKDSLFGNRPGLRKDEAGAITKDRDIEKIQGLHESIGANLNNALQNAILIGEILNRKKKELSHGHFLPWIESNLPFSRMTANKYMRLFENKDKLPNVNSGLHLTEALKILSDSEKDEKEINPKRKPEEVYRIYKEGGTLNKEERSILKSWISEKVEKLREKADTLEKEFRKIK
- a CDS encoding ParA family protein codes for the protein MKIITVASLKGGVGKTTLSIFLSLALQSAKKKILAIDLDHNNNLTDFFLRDEEVDTIQEKSIGRVLKGALPIQESIFKSPLNVDIIPSVPELSQIAFELLFDTAAPLRFDSMLRNLKYDFVLIDTPPAISFELSCGLHVADTVLCPVGYSRWNIQGYSILESKVKRAGENKLFIGVPSSVTDKRVETLREGGLSLTKALIHKSEAIATASDSGKPLKEGSTSAEEFRILAKEIAKI